A window of Desulfuromonas soudanensis genomic DNA:
CCATGATGACGACCGATACGAGGGTGACAAGCCACGATTTCTTCATGATCTTCAATTCTCCGTGTTGAGGTTTTTATAATTCCTTGACGCCGAGATTGTTCTGCGTCGCCATGAGATTCCGCGTCGTGCCGTGGGGGAGGCTGCGGTGGCATTCCCAGCAGGGCCGCCCCATGGGAAGGTCGTCCTGGCGGTGATAAAGCTCGCTGTTGGCCATCATCTGCGAGACGGTTTCCCGGTGACAGGAGATGCAATTGGCCTGTATCCTTCGGGCGGCATGGGCGGTGATTCTCAGGTTGTTGCCGTAGGTGCCCAGGGTCATGGCGAGGGAATGATTGTAGCCGTCCCTCGATTTGGCCAGCATCTTGCGGACGAAGGAATCCCGCGGCAGGTGGCAGTCCACGCAGGTGGCGCGGTCGCGGTGGGAGCTGTGCTGCCAGGTGGCATAGTGGGTGTTCATGGCATGGCAGTTGATGCAGACCTTCGGGTCGCTCGACAGGTAGGAGAGCATTTTCGACTCGTACACCACATAGGCGAAGAGTGCGATCGCCGCTACGACGCAACAGGTGGCCACG
This region includes:
- the nrfH gene encoding cytochrome c nitrite reductase small subunit, which codes for MKTGKAMQYVATCCVVAAIALFAYVVYESKMLSYLSSDPKVCINCHAMNTHYATWQHSSHRDRATCVDCHLPRDSFVRKMLAKSRDGYNHSLAMTLGTYGNNLRITAHAARRIQANCISCHRETVSQMMANSELYHRQDDLPMGRPCWECHRSLPHGTTRNLMATQNNLGVKEL